Proteins co-encoded in one Natronorubrum daqingense genomic window:
- a CDS encoding enoyl-CoA hydratase/isomerase family protein: protein MALGDAVLLDIEDDGPATITLNQPDRRNAFSSEIHDGFVAAFEEIEGSDARCVVLQGAGGAFSAGGDVKRMVETLEEDIPADERARSLEQRVGEMMTALVNCPIPTIAAIDGPAVGAGANLAIGCDVQLASDRSVFGFVFRQVGLSVDAGTSYLLPRIVGENVAKELVLTGDIFGTDRAEELGLVNHVYAEDEFDENVDEFVEQIVSGPPVALRHANRLVGEGLDKSLEQALTDEAVAQGIVFDTDDHAEGVNAFLEERDPEFEGR from the coding sequence ATGGCACTTGGTGACGCGGTACTCCTCGACATCGAGGATGACGGCCCGGCGACGATCACGCTCAACCAGCCCGACCGACGAAACGCCTTTTCGTCGGAGATTCACGACGGGTTCGTGGCGGCGTTCGAGGAAATCGAAGGGAGTGACGCTCGCTGTGTCGTCCTTCAGGGCGCGGGCGGTGCGTTCTCGGCCGGCGGTGACGTCAAGCGAATGGTCGAGACGCTCGAGGAAGACATTCCGGCCGACGAGCGAGCGCGCAGCCTCGAACAGCGGGTAGGCGAGATGATGACGGCGCTGGTCAACTGTCCGATTCCGACAATCGCGGCCATCGACGGTCCCGCAGTCGGGGCTGGCGCGAACCTGGCCATCGGCTGTGACGTCCAGTTGGCGAGCGATCGGTCGGTCTTCGGCTTCGTCTTCCGGCAGGTCGGCTTGAGCGTCGACGCCGGGACGTCGTACCTGCTACCCCGGATCGTCGGCGAGAACGTGGCCAAGGAACTGGTCCTGACCGGCGACATCTTCGGCACCGACCGCGCGGAGGAACTCGGGTTGGTCAACCACGTCTACGCCGAAGACGAGTTCGACGAGAACGTCGACGAATTCGTCGAGCAGATCGTCTCCGGCCCGCCGGTCGCCCTTCGACACGCGAATCGGCTGGTCGGCGAGGGGCTCGACAAATCCCTCGAGCAGGCGCTAACCGACGAAGCCGTCGCCCAGGGGATCGTCTTCGATACCGACGACCACGCGGAGGGCGTCAACGCCTTCCTCGAGGAGCGAGACCCCGAGTTCGAGGGACGGTAG
- a CDS encoding universal stress protein produces MYEDVLIPTDGSDGTRQSIDHGLTIAQQFDASVHALSIVPEGPLGTLQNDAVTPAAYRAVDRVEAECERVGVPVETTVEQGVPHEAILEYASVNDVDMIVMGTQGRSGLDRVLVGSVTERVVRMADVPVVTVRQTDEIRIEDAGEADAIARTALADEHSALEAEDFTTLEEPHRTSATWIVVLETEAETVDVHVDALTGDARIVG; encoded by the coding sequence ATGTACGAGGACGTGCTCATCCCGACGGACGGAAGCGACGGAACGCGACAGTCGATCGACCACGGTCTCACGATCGCCCAACAATTCGACGCGAGCGTTCACGCCCTCTCCATCGTCCCGGAAGGGCCACTGGGGACGCTCCAGAACGACGCGGTCACACCGGCAGCCTACCGGGCCGTCGACCGCGTCGAAGCCGAATGCGAGCGTGTCGGCGTCCCCGTCGAAACGACGGTCGAACAGGGCGTTCCCCACGAAGCGATCCTCGAGTACGCGTCGGTCAACGACGTCGACATGATCGTGATGGGGACGCAGGGCCGATCCGGACTCGATCGCGTGCTCGTCGGCAGCGTCACCGAGCGCGTCGTCCGAATGGCCGACGTGCCGGTCGTCACCGTCCGCCAGACCGACGAGATCCGAATCGAGGACGCCGGGGAGGCCGACGCCATCGCTCGAACGGCCCTCGCCGACGAACACTCCGCGCTCGAGGCGGAGGATTTCACCACCCTCGAGGAACCACATCGAACGAGTGCGACCTGGATCGTCGTCCTCGAGACCGAAGCCGAAACGGTTGACGTTCACGTCGACGCGCTCACGGGAGACGCGCGCATCGTCGGTTAG
- a CDS encoding long-chain-fatty-acid--CoA ligase has translation MTNLVTNLAAAVEEYGENTAIGYEGAETNYEEFWGQTGAFANALEERGVGADDRVAIYLPNVPPFLIAFHGTLRAGGAVVPMNPQYKTREIGHLLGDSEAKVVVALADLVPFVTEVQDETSVEHVVSVGGEAEGATEFTEFLEPGDPGITERADDDVAVQPYTSGTTGQPKGVQLTHENLASNARAASELIPDGIRADDKQLGVLPLFHIYGMTVVMNSTLFNGGAFYPLPAWDAQQAISLIEDEQLTLMHGVPAMYNDVINQPDAAEFDLSSLRLCGVGGSGIPVEVLRKFEELYEPKLYEGYGLTETSPITHFNSPIEGRRVGSVGKTVPGVDSKVVDENFESVSPVEAGPIDEENTDLRDITGEIVVAGPNVMKGYYGLPEANEEAFTDDEGRRWFHTGDIGYSDEDGFYYVVDREKHMIVTGGYNVYPREVEELLFEHEAVADAAVAGIPDERRGETIKAFVVTTPDADVTEDELKEYCLTNLAEYKHPREIEFVEELPRTTTGKVQKFKLRDEEASTSQ, from the coding sequence ATGACAAATCTTGTCACTAATCTCGCGGCAGCCGTCGAGGAGTACGGCGAAAATACCGCGATTGGCTATGAGGGGGCTGAGACGAACTACGAGGAGTTCTGGGGACAAACGGGCGCGTTCGCGAACGCGCTCGAGGAACGCGGGGTCGGCGCGGACGATCGCGTTGCGATCTATCTGCCGAACGTTCCGCCGTTTCTGATCGCGTTCCACGGCACGCTTCGGGCGGGCGGGGCCGTCGTGCCGATGAATCCACAGTACAAGACTCGAGAGATCGGTCACCTACTCGGCGACAGCGAAGCCAAAGTCGTCGTCGCGTTAGCCGATCTCGTGCCGTTCGTCACGGAAGTACAGGACGAGACGAGCGTCGAGCACGTCGTCAGCGTCGGTGGCGAGGCCGAGGGTGCGACCGAGTTTACCGAGTTCCTCGAGCCGGGTGATCCCGGCATCACCGAACGAGCGGACGACGATGTGGCGGTGCAGCCGTACACGTCGGGGACGACGGGGCAACCGAAGGGGGTGCAATTAACCCACGAGAACCTCGCGTCGAACGCGAGGGCGGCGTCTGAACTGATTCCGGACGGGATCAGAGCCGACGACAAGCAACTCGGCGTCCTCCCGCTGTTCCACATTTACGGGATGACCGTCGTGATGAATTCCACGCTGTTCAACGGCGGGGCGTTCTACCCGCTCCCAGCGTGGGACGCACAACAGGCCATCTCGCTGATCGAGGACGAACAACTGACGCTGATGCACGGCGTGCCGGCGATGTACAACGACGTTATCAACCAGCCGGACGCCGCGGAGTTCGACCTCTCCTCGCTGCGGCTGTGTGGCGTCGGTGGCTCCGGCATTCCGGTCGAGGTGTTGCGCAAGTTCGAGGAACTGTACGAACCGAAGCTCTACGAGGGCTACGGCCTGACCGAAACGAGTCCGATCACGCACTTCAACAGCCCGATCGAGGGGCGACGCGTCGGCAGCGTCGGCAAGACGGTGCCGGGTGTCGACTCGAAGGTGGTCGACGAGAACTTCGAGTCGGTCTCGCCGGTCGAAGCGGGACCGATCGACGAGGAAAATACGGATCTGCGCGATATCACGGGCGAGATCGTGGTCGCCGGGCCGAACGTCATGAAGGGCTACTACGGGCTTCCCGAGGCAAACGAGGAGGCCTTTACCGACGATGAGGGTCGACGGTGGTTCCACACCGGCGACATCGGCTATTCCGACGAAGACGGCTTCTACTACGTCGTCGACCGCGAGAAGCACATGATCGTCACCGGCGGCTACAACGTCTATCCGCGGGAAGTCGAGGAATTGCTCTTCGAGCACGAGGCCGTCGCCGACGCCGCCGTCGCGGGAATTCCCGACGAGCGCCGCGGCGAGACCATCAAAGCGTTCGTCGTCACCACGCCCGACGCGGACGTGACCGAAGACGAACTCAAAGAGTACTGTCTGACCAACCTCGCGGAGTACAAGCACCCTCGAGAAATCGAGTTCGTCGAGGAATTGCCGCGAACGACGACCGGCAAAGTCCAAAAATTCAAGCTCCGTGACGAAGAAGCAAGCACGAGTCAATAA